Proteins found in one Streptococcus anginosus subsp. whileyi MAS624 genomic segment:
- a CDS encoding nucleoside phosphorylase, whose protein sequence is MLLEEFENVAGVIEPTNRLQDQDESCETIILSFNGEIVNRLIETGTVRDGGHLKSLNGKQPWYLYEQGENKIAVMLALIGAPVIVGQLEELAARGFKNFIILGSCGVLDGSLAADKIILPEFALRDEGISYHYAQASDEIAYEEALLTKMENIFDKHGIEHIRSKSWTTDAFYRETPAKVKHRLKAGAQVVDMEASAIMAWSQFRKKKVYQFFYTADYVDHHNHEWDARHEERKADAMTFFDVALQIEKELEYD, encoded by the coding sequence GTGTTGTTAGAAGAATTTGAAAATGTAGCTGGTGTAATCGAGCCGACGAATAGACTACAAGATCAAGATGAGAGCTGTGAAACCATTATCCTGTCTTTTAATGGTGAAATTGTAAATCGTTTGATCGAAACGGGAACAGTTCGCGACGGTGGTCACTTAAAGAGTTTAAATGGTAAGCAGCCTTGGTATCTATATGAACAAGGGGAAAATAAAATTGCTGTTATGTTGGCTCTTATTGGAGCACCAGTGATTGTTGGTCAGCTAGAAGAGTTGGCAGCCAGAGGCTTTAAAAACTTCATCATCTTAGGCTCCTGTGGGGTTCTAGATGGCTCGCTAGCAGCAGATAAAATTATCTTGCCAGAATTTGCTCTTCGAGATGAAGGGATCAGCTATCATTATGCTCAGGCTAGCGATGAGATTGCCTATGAGGAAGCTTTGCTAACCAAGATGGAGAATATCTTTGACAAACATGGCATAGAGCATATCCGATCCAAGTCCTGGACGACGGATGCATTTTATCGTGAAACGCCAGCTAAGGTCAAGCACCGTTTAAAAGCGGGTGCTCAGGTGGTTGATATGGAAGCCTCGGCAATTATGGCCTGGAGCCAATTTCGAAAAAAGAAAGTCTATCAGTTTTTCTATACAGCAGACTATGTTGACCATCACAATCATGAGTGGGATGCAAGACATGAAGAAAGAAAAGCAGATGCCATGACTTTTTTTGATGTTGCTTTACAGATAGAAAAGGAATTAGAATATGATTAA
- the cysE gene encoding serine O-acetyltransferase: MGWWKETIDIVKENDPAARSSLEVLLTYPGIKALAAHRLSHFLWNHGCKLLARMHSQFWRFWTQIEIHPGAQIASGVFIDHGSGLVIGETAIVEKGVMLYHGVTLGGTGKDCGKRHPTVRQGALISAHAQLIGPIEIGENAKVGAGAVVVADVPSDVTVVGIPAKIVRVHGQKDVPTIKNLEEIREESYYSSKL, translated from the coding sequence ATGGGTTGGTGGAAAGAGACGATAGATATTGTAAAAGAAAATGATCCGGCAGCTCGCTCTTCACTTGAGGTGCTGTTGACTTATCCTGGGATTAAGGCTTTGGCTGCTCACCGACTTTCTCACTTTCTGTGGAATCATGGATGTAAACTTTTAGCTCGGATGCATAGCCAATTTTGGCGCTTTTGGACTCAGATTGAGATTCATCCGGGGGCACAGATTGCTTCAGGTGTCTTTATTGACCACGGGAGTGGTTTAGTGATTGGCGAGACGGCCATTGTAGAAAAAGGAGTGATGCTCTATCATGGTGTCACTCTTGGAGGCACAGGGAAAGATTGTGGGAAACGTCATCCGACGGTTCGTCAAGGTGCGCTTATTTCAGCTCATGCGCAGCTAATTGGTCCGATTGAAATTGGTGAAAATGCCAAAGTCGGAGCGGGTGCGGTTGTGGTAGCAGATGTGCCAAGTGATGTGACTGTTGTTGGGATTCCAGCTAAAATTGTCCGAGTTCACGGGCAAAAAGATGTTCCAACGATCAAGAATTTAGAAGAAATCCGCGAAGAAAGTTATTATTCGTCTAAGTTGTAA